In Pseudoclavibacter sp. Marseille-Q3772, the sequence ATGAGGAGGCGCAGGCGGAACTCATCAAGCTCGGCCTTGACCCGGTGAAGGTCGAGGGCGATCCGGCGAAGAGTGAGGACGAAGTCAACACGGTCGTGGAGGTCAACCCGACCGGCAGCCTGGAAAAGGGCTCGCAGGTTGAGGTGACGGTGTACGGCAAGCCTGAGCCTGCCGAGGCACCGAGCAACCCGCCCAAGGTTGAACAGGTGAACGGCACACAGTTGATCGTGTCGGACTTCTCGGCAACATGTCCGGGCGGTGCAGAGGCCAATAGCTTCCAGGTGAATGTGAACTGGGATACGGGCGAGTCCAGCGGTCCGTTCGATGTGCAGGTGGGTCAGCGTGCACCGGTAACGATTCCGTCATCGGCAAAGAGTGCGAGCATCACCTACGTGCAGGTGTGCGATGGTGAGGCGCAGTCGAACCCGTCCCCGGTGGCGACGTTCTCCGTTGAGCAACAGCAACCATCGCCGTCGGCAACACCGGCATTCGGTGCTGCTGAAGGTGAGGGACAAGAAATTCGCATCCCGTAGGAACTTTCCTGATCGCTCGCGCATCCAAACTGGGACAAGAACGTAACGATTCGGCTGTTCATTCGGCTGCATCGGCCAAAACCGGCGCACCGCTGGGTAAGCTTGCTTCTCATGTTTTCGGATGTGGTGGCAACACCCACTGCACACCGCGACACCGCCGCAACACCTAGCTAGGAGCTAACCAAGTGATTCAGGCAGAACGCATTCTCGCGAACCGGTACCACATTGGTCGCCGGATCGGACGAGGCGGTATGGCCGAGGTGTATGCGGCAACGGATGAGCGTCTGGGTCGTCACGTCGCAGTGAAGCTGCTGCACACGAACCTCGCGACTGAGGAGAGTTTTCGCGCTCGGTTCCGGCAGGAGGCACAGGCTGCCGCGCGGATGACGCATCCGAGCATCGTGCGCGTATTTGACGCTGGCGAAGACACCTTTGTGCGCAATGACGGTTTCGAGATCGTCGTGCCGTACATCGTGATGGAGTACATCGACGGCCGCCAGCTGGTTGATTACATCGCCGAGGGTCCGCTCAGCAACGAGAAGATCGAAAAGTACATGTCGGGCATCCTCACCTCGCTCGAGTACTCGCACCGTGCGGGTGTTGTGCACCGCGACATTAAGCCGGGCAATGTGATGATCTCCACGAGCGACGAGGTGAAGGTCACCGATTTCGGTATTGCCCGCGCGATTTCGGATACGGCCGGCACGATTGCCCAAACAACAGCGATTCTGGGAACGGCATCGTATTTTTCCCCCGAACAGGCGCGCGGTGAGCAGGTGGATGGTCGTAGCGACCTGTATTCGGCCGGCATTGTGCTGTACGAGATGCTCACCGGGCGCGTGCCGTTCCAGGGCGACTCTGCGGTTGCGGTGGCGTATCAGCATGTGACTGAACCGCCACGGCGGCCAAGCCAGCTGAACCCGCGCGTGTCGCCTGAGGTCGATGCAGTCGTGATGAAGGCGCTGGCCAAACGTGCGGATGATCGTTACCAGACCGCTGCCGAGTTCCGCACCGAACTGCAGAACGCGTTCCGCGGGATCGCGCCCGCGCATGCGAGCGCAATGGCCGATTCGGAGCCAACCGAATTGTTCGGCCCCGGCCCGACTGCGGTGGATGCCACCGAGTCGGCATTGAATTCGATGCAGAACGATGACGACCGTGAACCGGATGTGCAGCGTCGACCGCCGGCGATGTGGATTTGGGGTGCGATCGGTGTCGTTGCCGCAGTGGTGATCGGTGTACTCGTGTTCACGCTGCTATTGCCGAAGGACGGCCAATTGCCCGAGGCGAGCGTGCGGGTCCCGAATGTGGAAGGCATGTCGCTCGAAGAGGCAAAATCCTCACTTGAGGAGCTCGGCTTCGTGATTCGAGAAAAGACCGAGGCGAGCGATACGGTCGAATCTGACCACATCATCTCGCAGTCTCCGCCTGCCGACGCGTCCGTTGCCCGCGGTACGACCGTGACGCTCACGGTCTCCAGCGGTAAGGGCGAGTTGGAAGTTCCCGATATTAAAGGGCTGACGTTAGAGGAAGCGAAGGCCAAGCTCGAAGAGGTTGGTTTTAAGGCCGGTTCGGTTACCTCGGAAGATTCGCCGACCGTTCCTGAGGGGTCCGTAATTCGCACCGATCCGGATCAGGGATCGACGTTGAAGGCCGGCGAGACGGTGAACCTGTTTACATCAAACGGGCATGTCACGGTGCCGAGTGATCTTGAGGGCAAGCCCTTCGATGAGGTCGAGTCGGAGCTGGGCGAATTGGATCTGTCGATCACGCCGGTACCGAATCCGAGCTGCCCGGAGACATCGGACCGAGAAGTTACGAACATCACGCCTACCGGTCGGGTGGAGCAGAAGTCAGATATTTCAGTGACGTACTGCTCAGGTTCTACTGCTCCAACGGAGCCGTCACAATCGCCGGATGATGACGATGATGACGACAATGACGACAACGGCCGCTGGGGCAATGATTCCGGTCAGCAACCGGGTGGTCCCGGCAATAATGGCCGAGGTCCACGCTAGTCACAGCTTCGGTGACCTACCTGCCAAGCTCGTAGATCTGAGTAGTGCACTCTGCTAATGAACGTAGTACTATTAGTGGGTCCGATTCTGACGCAGCTCCAATGTGGCCCATGTTAGGTGAATGCAAGGCATGAAGAAAAGCGTTTACGCACTAATTACTCTCTTGGTTTCCGCGCTCTGCTTTGGCTTCAATTCACCACAGCCTGCCCAGGCTGATTCACGGCGCACCTGTCTCAATGTTCCCGGTCACATCAAGATTGAACCCGCACCGGTTAGTGAAGAACAGCTTCTCGAGCAGGGCATTACTGTTACGGTGGAGGGTCTGCCCCCTGGCGTTATTGGTCAAGCATTTGTAGCACGAGGCGAGCTTTATAACCTAGTTAACGAATTTTCGGACTATTACGACAGCGAACCTGCCTTCGCAGACCTAGCGAAGGAGATGCATGCGTACGGCCCCATGCTCGACGAAGAGTCGGGGTTTACACACGCGGGCTATTTTATGACTGACAGCTCCGGGACCGCGTCACTTACCTTTGGAGGCACGCAAAACCAGAAGCAAACATTGACACTCCCATCCGAGTGGAAAGATTCTGGATACAGCCTGCACTACCTTGAACAAGAGCTTGCTCGCTTTCAAGAACGCGCCTGGGATCCTGTACTCCCGGAAAGTGAAACTGGATACGTTGGTAAATACTCAGTGCTTCTTCGAATCGATAGCCGTTTCAGCGCCCACGAACACTGGTTCGCAGACGATGGCGGGACGGTCCTCTCCATGAGTAGCGACCAGCTTGACGAGCACTTGGAGAAACTCAGGAATGAAGCTCTCCAGCGAGGGCTCTCGGAGGAGCTGAGTTGGATGTACGCCGGTGGCAAGGGCGCCCGTGCGGTGTGCAGCGAGTTCAGTGTGATTGAGAAGACGGAACCAACTCCGGAACCAACTCCGGAACCAACTCCGGAACCAACTCCGGAACCAACTCCGGAACCAACTCCGGAACCAACTCCGGAACCAACTCCGGAACCAACCATTCCGGCTAGCAAGCCCGAGAACGATCAAACCAGCGACCTCGCGGAAACAGGAAGCGACCTCATCGCTCCCGTCACCGCCGGCGCAATCACACTCGCAGCCGGAGCTTGGCTAGTCCTCCGCTCGCGACGGAACCCCATGACTCGGAACTAACACCGAATAAACGCCTGGGATATGGCCTATACACTGCTCCCGACGAGTTGGACTGTTTTTCTCAGCGGCTGCAACTTTAAGGGTCTGGGTCCCATCCTGCGCATCGGGGATCACGCCCTTAAGCCGCTGTGGCAGCCGTCTGGTGTTGTATTCGTTGGCAGCGGTGGTGAGATCTTCTAACTGAGGTGAAGGTTTCACCGAGGTACATCTCGGCTCTTAGGTGGCCGAAGAGGTCTTCCATCAGTGCGTTGTCGTGGCAGTCGCCGTTACATGGCTCGAAGGTGTTCCTTGGTGCGCACTCACATACTCCGCCAGGATGCGTGTTGTGTTGGAAGGCTTGCTCGGTGTGCATGCGTCAGCCGGGGGCTGGTGCAGGCTTTCCTCAGGGACGAGGCAGTCAATGCTATGAAGAAGGTGATATCGCTGTGGTGCGTGCGAAGACTGTGCCATCTCGGCAGGGCACATGCGCAATATGCGGTGTTGGGCCTCGAGCGTGACGAACACCTGGACCTTCAAGCGTGTCCTCGACTCCCCCAACTACTCTAGGCAACCATTTTCGGCAAGTAACCGCGCCACTTTACGGCGTGGTCCACCCCCTCGGTGAGGCCTTGAGCTTGGAGGATGCTTTAGGTCTGACTCTCGATCTCGGGTGTCATGCTTCGCCACCACCCTGACCCTAGGCCGGACCCATCTCGTAACGATCTCATCAGCACTCAACTGGTACTCACAACTCCACTAATTCGTCCACGCTGAAGCTCGCTGAACGAACTACGTGAATGGATAACGCTGCTCCCCATTAGTCGACAACTGATCTATCAGGTCCACTCATGGGGAGCAGTGTATAGGCCATATCCCAGGCGTTTATTCGGTGTTAGTTCCGAGTCATGGGGTTCCGTCGCGAGCGGAGGACTAGCCAAGCTCCGGCTGCGAGTGTGATTGCGCCGGCGGTGACGGGAGCGATGAGGTCGCTTCCTGTTTCCGCGAGGTCGCTGGTTTGATCGTTCTCGGGCTTGCTAGCCGGAATGGTTGGTTCCGGAGTTGGTTCCGGAGTTGGTTCCGGAGTTGGTTCCGGAGTTGGTTCCGGAGTTGGTTCCGGAGTTGGTTCCGGAGTTGGTTCCGGAGTTGGTTCCGTCTTCTCAATCACACTGAACTCGCTGCACACCAGACTCGAAGAGTGGAAGTACAAAATTTGCTGCGCAAACTCCATCGCATCGAACTCAGAGGCTCCATGGCGGCTGAATCTTTCAGCCATCTTCTCCACAAGATCTTGTTGCAGTTGATCGAGCTCCTCGTAGCTGTGGGCAAGTGTGACTTCGCCATCGTCCGAGAAGAAGCTAAAATAATTGTCTTCAAAAGGACTCTGAATTGAGACGAGCACGACATAGT encodes:
- the pknB gene encoding Stk1 family PASTA domain-containing Ser/Thr kinase, whose protein sequence is MIQAERILANRYHIGRRIGRGGMAEVYAATDERLGRHVAVKLLHTNLATEESFRARFRQEAQAAARMTHPSIVRVFDAGEDTFVRNDGFEIVVPYIVMEYIDGRQLVDYIAEGPLSNEKIEKYMSGILTSLEYSHRAGVVHRDIKPGNVMISTSDEVKVTDFGIARAISDTAGTIAQTTAILGTASYFSPEQARGEQVDGRSDLYSAGIVLYEMLTGRVPFQGDSAVAVAYQHVTEPPRRPSQLNPRVSPEVDAVVMKALAKRADDRYQTAAEFRTELQNAFRGIAPAHASAMADSEPTELFGPGPTAVDATESALNSMQNDDDREPDVQRRPPAMWIWGAIGVVAAVVIGVLVFTLLLPKDGQLPEASVRVPNVEGMSLEEAKSSLEELGFVIREKTEASDTVESDHIISQSPPADASVARGTTVTLTVSSGKGELEVPDIKGLTLEEAKAKLEEVGFKAGSVTSEDSPTVPEGSVIRTDPDQGSTLKAGETVNLFTSNGHVTVPSDLEGKPFDEVESELGELDLSITPVPNPSCPETSDREVTNITPTGRVEQKSDISVTYCSGSTAPTEPSQSPDDDDDDDNDDNGRWGNDSGQQPGGPGNNGRGPR
- a CDS encoding LPXTG cell wall anchor domain-containing protein encodes the protein MTVLSGNLQQYGPLYRDSVLDDEEAEYYPDWFLKTFDDLPLLMPMTGSTEPAEVISQGLFLTGDDGAASLTFGGQESQDQPLTMPPSWEQSGRDRAELEGLLSEINEYRWTSTLPANEAGYRGNYVVLVSIQSPFEDNYFSFFSDDGEVTLAHSYEELDQLQQDLVEKMAERFSRHGASEFDAMEFAQQILYFHSSSLVCSEFSVIEKTEPTPEPTPEPTPEPTPEPTPEPTPEPTPEPTPEPTIPASKPENDQTSDLAETGSDLIAPVTAGAITLAAGAWLVLRSRRNPMTRN